A part of Neovison vison isolate M4711 chromosome 6, ASM_NN_V1, whole genome shotgun sequence genomic DNA contains:
- the ELL gene encoding RNA polymerase II elongation factor ELL — MAALKEARSYGLSCGRVSDGSKVSVFHVKLTDSALRAFESYRASQESVSLRPSIRFQGSQGHISIPQPDCPTEARTFSFYLSNIGRDSPQGSFDCIQQYVSSHGDVHLDCLGSIQDKITVCATDDSYQKARQSMAQAEEETRSRGAIVIKAGGRYLGKKVQFRKPAPGATDAVPSRKRATPINLASAIKKSNVGGISGGSGVSQRPFRDRVLHLLALRPYRKAELLLRLQKDGLAQADKDALDGLLQQVANVNAKDGTCTLKDCVYKDVQKDWPGYSEGDQQLLKRMLVRKLCQPQSAVGLPGDPAAASPPREHGNSASPPQKRSQPPDFTDSLVSKKTRISHFTQRAQPAINGKLSAPHGREALLPTPGPLAGSDAHLPPRLEPPRTHDPLADVSNDLGHSGRDCEHGEVAAPAPTTCLSLPLLTDCAQPSRPHGGSSRSKSKKKSKKHKDKERAAEDRHRARLPDHMPSPLGAPPDAPGLNGTCSSSSVPTSTSETPDYLLKYATISSSEQRQSYKNDFNAEYSEYRDLHARIEQITRRFTQLDAQLRQLSQGSEEYETTRGQILQEYRKIKKTNTNYSQEKHRCEYLHSKLAHIKRLIAEYDQRQLQAWP; from the exons CACATCTCCATCCCCCAGCCTGACTGCCCCACAGAGGCACGGAcgttctccttctacctctccaaCATTGGCCGTGATAGCCCCCAGGGCAGCTTCGACTGCATCCAGCAATATGTCTCCAG CCACGGGGATGTTCACCTGGACTGCCTGGGCAGCATCCAGGACAAAATCACAGTGTGTGCCACCGACGACTCCTACCAGAAAGCACGGCAGAGCATGGCACAGGCCGAAGAGGAGACACGGAGCCGTGGGGCCATCGTCATCAAGGCTGGAGGCCGCTACCTGG GCAAGAAGGTTCAGTTTCGGAAACCAGCCCCGGGGGCCACGGACGCTGTCCCCTCCCGGAAGCGGGCGACCCCCATCAACCTGGCCAGTGCCATCAAGAAGAGCAATGTTGGTGGCATTAGCGGGGGCAGTGGGGTGTCTCAGAGGCCCTTCCGCGACCGGGTGCTTCACCTCCTGGCGCTGAGGCCCTACCGGAAGGCCGAGCTGTTGCTGCGGCTGCAGAAGGACGGCCTGGCCCAGGCGGACAAGGATGCGCTGGATGGCCTCCTCCAGCAG GTGGCCAACGTGAATGCCAAGGATGGTACGTGCACCTTGAAGGACTGTGTGTATAAGGACGTGCAGAAGGACTGGCCTGGCTACTCGGAAGGGGACCAGCAGCTGTTGAAGCGGATGCTTGTCCG GAAGCTGTGTCAGCCACAGAGTGCCGTTGGCCTGCCCGGAGACCCCGCTGCCGCCAGTCCTCCCAGGGAACATGGAAACTCGGCCTCACCCCCACAG AAACGATCACAGCCTCCTGACTTCACCGACTCCCTGGTCAGCAAGAAAACCAGGATATCACATTTTACCCAGAGAGCTCAGCCTGCCATCAATGGGAAGCTGAGTGCACCCCACGGCCGTGAGGCCCTGCTGCCCACTCCAGGCCCACTAGCTGGCTCAGACGCCCACCTGCCCCCACGGTTGGAGCCCCCGAGGACCCATGACCCTCTAGCTGACGTCAGCAATGACCTGGGTCACAGTGGCCGGGACTGTGAGCACGGGGAAGTGGCCGCACCGGCCCCGACTACGTGCCTCAGCTTGCCCCTGCTGACGGACTGTGCCCAGCCCAGCAGGCCCCATGGTGGCTCATCACGCAGCAAATCCAAGAAGAAGTCCAAGAAGCACAAAGACAAGGAGAGAGCAGCTGAGGATAGACACCGGGCCCGGTTGCCAGACCACATGCCCAGCCCCCTAGGAGCCCCACCAGATGCCCCGG GTTTGAACGGGACCTGCAGCAGCTCAAGTGTCCCCACATCGACCTCAGAGACGCCCGACTACTTGCT AAAATACGCTACCATTTCCTCCTCGGAGCAGCGCCAGAGCTACAAGAACGACTTCAACGCAGAATACAGCGAGTACCGCGACCTGCACGCACGCATCGAGCAGATCACGCGGCGCTTCACGCAGCTGGATGCCCAGCTCCGGCAGCTGTCCCAGGGCTCCGAGGAATACGAG ACTACTCGGGGCCAGATTTTGCAGGAATATCGAAAAATCAAAAAG ACCAACACCAACTACAGCCAGGAAAAGCACCGCTGCGAGTACCTGCACAGCAAGCTGGCCCACATCAAGAGGCTCATTGCCGAGTACGACCAGCGGCAGCTGCAGGCCTGGCCCTAG